One Solibacillus sp. R5-41 DNA segment encodes these proteins:
- a CDS encoding DUF4230 domain-containing protein, whose amino-acid sequence MSKKDEELTQFRSVLKELKKGEEESAATAVVGRSRGTANISGALFKLIFKLWGVKIFLFTLLLIAIISGVVWFLSGSTLKKESTTFVEQVQDLATLATAEAHIKVIIEEEDNKLFGNDISVNLPGTKREILLIVPATVIAGVDLKGITSDDIKINDKEKELGIVLPRATLIQDPTIQMDSVKTFSDEGLFRGEVQWKEGFDLAAEAQEKVKDEAIEIGLLESAEKSAEKVLKGFFSNLGYTVKITFR is encoded by the coding sequence ATGAGTAAAAAAGATGAAGAATTAACACAATTCAGGAGTGTTTTGAAGGAACTAAAGAAAGGCGAAGAAGAAAGTGCTGCTACTGCTGTTGTAGGACGGAGTAGAGGAACCGCCAATATCTCTGGAGCATTATTTAAGCTCATTTTTAAATTATGGGGAGTAAAGATATTTTTATTTACATTGCTTCTCATAGCCATCATATCTGGAGTTGTTTGGTTTCTCTCCGGTAGTACCCTTAAAAAGGAAAGTACAACATTTGTAGAACAGGTCCAAGATTTAGCAACGCTTGCAACAGCTGAAGCCCATATAAAAGTAATCATTGAGGAAGAGGATAATAAATTGTTCGGAAATGATATTTCGGTTAATTTGCCGGGTACAAAGAGAGAGATATTATTAATTGTTCCTGCTACAGTTATTGCAGGAGTTGATCTTAAAGGGATAACTTCAGATGATATAAAAATCAATGATAAGGAAAAGGAGCTAGGAATCGTCCTACCACGAGCAACGCTTATACAGGACCCAACAATTCAGATGGATAGTGTCAAAACTTTCTCAGACGAAGGGCTATTCCGTGGGGAAGTGCAATGGAAAGAAGGATTTGATCTAGCGGCAGAAGCACAGGAGAAGGTTAAAGATGAGGCCATTGAAATAGGCTTATTAGAATCAGCGGAAAAAAGTGCGGAGAAAGTTCTTAAAGGTTTTTTTAGCAACCTTGGTTATACTGTGAAAATAACATTTAGATAG